Proteins found in one Sulfurimonas sp. genomic segment:
- a CDS encoding TolC family protein: MKVLNLWIALLVLCNIANAEEQLNESLEKYISDSKKQQFEYSYEKNEAESSKLRDSWIAPFMLNYSFTKNKQEDEATSTAAASESEWDQESASVTWTQPIFQSGGIYYGIKYATASGKYANYSVDVQKRKLVKDAISILMQIKQIDLRVKRQNLQIRNTEIALEQVKEQYLSGQLDSSFLDNAIIDRNVVIQALYDIETNKERLISSFEALSDMNYKEARIPSLGVLSKDDFLTYNIVLQMSDSEVEKNRYFKDVTIAKYLPKVDFIADYTWTDETKMFGTFDRPENTSYSYGVKASIPLNINTFVDVSSSRVDYLKAKVVVEDKKRELSAIYDQVMQNIDNLDKKKQLSVENKDIYKKLLDDTTELYKAGYKTEYDVELLKNSFEMAELDSKIYDIDKQLELLTLYEMYKKD; the protein is encoded by the coding sequence ATGAAGGTTTTAAATCTTTGGATAGCGCTCTTAGTTCTTTGTAATATTGCTAATGCTGAGGAACAGTTAAATGAATCGCTAGAAAAATATATTAGCGATTCAAAAAAGCAACAGTTCGAGTATAGCTATGAGAAAAATGAAGCTGAAAGTTCTAAGCTTCGTGATTCTTGGATAGCACCTTTTATGCTTAACTACAGTTTTACAAAAAATAAACAAGAAGATGAAGCTACATCAACTGCAGCAGCTAGTGAGAGTGAGTGGGATCAAGAAAGTGCATCTGTAACATGGACTCAACCTATTTTTCAAAGCGGCGGTATTTACTACGGGATCAAATATGCTACAGCTAGCGGAAAATATGCAAATTATTCAGTAGATGTACAGAAAAGAAAACTAGTTAAAGACGCTATATCTATCCTTATGCAGATCAAGCAGATAGATCTAAGGGTAAAACGTCAAAACCTGCAAATAAGAAATACCGAGATAGCACTTGAACAGGTCAAAGAGCAATATTTAAGCGGACAGCTTGATTCAAGTTTTTTAGATAATGCAATTATAGACAGAAACGTTGTTATTCAAGCTTTATATGATATAGAGACCAATAAAGAGCGTTTAATATCAAGTTTTGAAGCTCTAAGTGATATGAACTATAAAGAGGCTCGTATTCCAAGTTTGGGTGTGTTATCTAAAGATGATTTTTTAACTTACAATATAGTACTTCAAATGAGTGACAGCGAAGTAGAAAAAAACAGATATTTTAAAGATGTAACAATTGCAAAGTATCTTCCAAAAGTTGATTTTATTGCAGATTATACTTGGACTGACGAAACAAAAATGTTCGGTACTTTTGACAGACCTGAAAATACATCATATAGTTACGGTGTAAAAGCAAGTATACCTTTAAATATAAATACTTTTGTGGATGTATCATCTTCAAGAGTTGATTATTTAAAAGCCAAAGTAGTAGTTGAAGATAAAAAACGTGAACTTAGTGCTATATATGATCAGGTTATGCAAAACATAGATAATCTGGATAAGAAAAAACAACTAAGTGTTGAAAATAAAGATATCTATAAAAAACTTCTTGATGATACTACAGAGTTGTATAAAGCAGGGTATAAAACAGAGTATGATGTAGAGCTTCTTAAAAACTCTTTTGAGATGGCGGAGTTAGATTCTAAGATTTATGATATAGATAAACAACTAGAGTTATTAACTCTATATGAGATGTATAAAAAAGATTAA
- a CDS encoding aspartate aminotransferase family protein, producing the protein MNTQELDKKYVLPTYARADVEFVSGKNATLKDADGKKYIDFTSGIGVCSVGHANETLNTAITKQISNITHISNLYNIAPQAKAAQKIVEASGYDMQCFFGNSGAEANEGAIKIARKWGESDDGKVKRYKVITLQQSFHGRTITTVKATGQESMHNYFGPFPDGFVYADDMNHIESLIDDHTCAVMIELVQGEGGVQPQDKAEVKALAKLLKERGVLLIVDEVQTGVYRTGEFTASQVYEIEPDIITLAKGLGGGVPIGVVMTSLKGVLGAGDHGSTFGGNYLSSTAACTVIDILKDYKKSGDLEINTLLFNQAVEKLYKKYTNLFTEKVGIGMMCGLRVKDAETLAAIINSAREQGVMVLKAGRNTLRLLPPLTITKEEMDEGFKSLDSALSSL; encoded by the coding sequence ATGAATACTCAAGAATTAGATAAAAAATATGTACTGCCTACGTATGCACGTGCAGATGTTGAGTTTGTAAGCGGGAAAAATGCAACTCTTAAAGATGCAGATGGAAAAAAATATATAGATTTTACTTCTGGTATAGGTGTATGTAGTGTCGGTCATGCAAATGAGACTTTGAATACTGCTATAACTAAACAAATATCAAACATTACACACATATCAAATCTTTACAATATAGCTCCACAAGCTAAAGCTGCTCAAAAAATAGTTGAAGCTAGCGGTTATGATATGCAGTGTTTTTTCGGAAACAGCGGTGCTGAAGCAAATGAGGGTGCTATAAAAATAGCTAGAAAATGGGGTGAGAGTGATGATGGAAAAGTTAAAAGATATAAAGTTATAACACTTCAGCAGTCTTTCCACGGACGTACAATTACTACTGTAAAAGCAACCGGACAAGAATCTATGCATAACTACTTCGGACCGTTTCCTGATGGTTTTGTATATGCAGATGACATGAATCATATTGAATCTCTTATAGATGATCATACATGTGCAGTTATGATTGAACTTGTTCAAGGTGAGGGTGGTGTTCAACCTCAGGATAAAGCAGAGGTTAAAGCACTTGCAAAACTTTTAAAAGAAAGAGGTGTACTTTTAATTGTAGATGAGGTTCAAACAGGAGTATACAGAACAGGTGAGTTCACAGCATCTCAGGTTTATGAAATTGAGCCTGACATTATAACTCTTGCAAAAGGTTTAGGTGGAGGTGTACCTATAGGTGTTGTAATGACTTCTCTTAAAGGAGTTTTGGGCGCAGGTGATCACGGTTCAACTTTTGGTGGAAACTATCTAAGCTCAACTGCAGCGTGTACAGTTATAGATATATTAAAAGATTACAAAAAAAGCGGTGATTTAGAGATCAATACTTTGCTGTTTAATCAAGCTGTTGAGAAGTTATATAAAAAGTATACAAATCTTTTTACTGAAAAAGTTGGTATAGGTATGATGTGCGGACTGCGTGTTAAAGATGCAGAGACATTGGCTGCAATTATAAACTCTGCAAGAGAGCAAGGAGTTATGGTTCTAAAGGCTGGTAGAAATACATTAAGACTTTTACCACCGCTTACAATTACAAAAGAGGAAATGGATGAAGGTTTTAAATCTTTGGATAGCGCTCTTAGTTCTTTGTAA
- a CDS encoding HlyD family efflux transporter periplasmic adaptor subunit, with translation MKFLVILLLPMTFLFASEYYAKVEPVEIRDISSNVSGLVISADEKNLGKTLSSESYIKIDSELDEKELKYIKSKLEYLQNTVVANEEIVKNLESSLVRKRTNYKRVEGLKIKSQVEKDKEYYDLINSENQLLSTQKEIQSLKVQITDLKLREAVLKRSVSDKNLKANGFVLYELNVKPGQVVNLSTPLAKVADISKAKLTIYLNRDDLSGAQNKVVYINEKKTEYKISRVVNIADSKNISKYMAQIIIDSPNVFSNLVKIELKDE, from the coding sequence ATGAAATTTTTAGTTATTTTACTATTACCAATGACTTTTTTGTTCGCAAGTGAATATTATGCGAAAGTAGAGCCGGTTGAGATCCGGGATATAAGCTCAAATGTTTCTGGATTGGTTATATCTGCAGATGAGAAAAATCTAGGAAAAACACTTTCATCTGAGTCATATATAAAAATCGATTCAGAGTTGGATGAAAAAGAGTTAAAGTACATAAAAAGTAAACTAGAGTATTTACAAAACACAGTTGTAGCAAATGAGGAAATTGTCAAAAATTTAGAGAGCTCACTTGTTAGAAAACGAACAAACTACAAAAGAGTAGAAGGTTTGAAAATTAAGTCTCAAGTTGAAAAAGATAAAGAATATTATGACTTAATTAATAGTGAGAACCAACTATTAAGTACACAAAAAGAGATCCAAAGCCTAAAGGTACAAATAACTGATCTTAAGCTAAGAGAGGCAGTTTTAAAACGTAGTGTAAGCGATAAAAATTTAAAAGCCAATGGTTTTGTTCTTTATGAGTTAAATGTAAAACCGGGGCAAGTTGTTAATCTTTCAACTCCTCTGGCTAAGGTTGCTGATATATCAAAAGCAAAATTGACAATATATTTAAATAGAGATGATCTCTCTGGTGCGCAAAATAAAGTTGTGTATATAAATGAGAAAAAGACAGAGTATAAAATTAGCAGAGTCGTGAATATTGCTGATTCTAAAAATATATCAAAATATATGGCTCAAATAATTATAGATTCGCCAAATGTATTTTCAAACCTTGTAAAGATTGAGTTAAAAGATGAATAA
- a CDS encoding molybdopterin-dependent oxidoreductase, translating to MNKTACPLDCYDACEIIYEDDKITAKKEGHTQGFLCPHLNHYEGFEEIQKPRFNGCEISMDEALLKLKEIIQNSEKSKILHYKSAGNFALLQGVVGHFFASHGAILTDGSLCDGAGEAGIVEGRGSNKNMPLSQIAKSDVVILWGRNPHTTSSHLLPLLKDKKIIVIDPVKTQAAKTADLHVQIKPRGDLELAILLSRFLHIEHGHDEEYLKKYASEYEDFYELTQTIRIKATLDKIDVTLGEIGDILAMVKDKKVAIVCGVGIQKYRDGADVMRSIDAFAVNLGLFGKEGCGVAYLGNSSEGISSPFNTKAKRVSKVDTKFSDFESVFVQGANPLSQMPNSTRVKEELSKVKNLIYFGLYENETSEAASLVIPAKNFLYKNDIRTSFSHNTMSEMHKQKDIDSGISEYELSRYLCDEFGIEIKSEDEYIEHFKSFCEEDSEGNLHVKGVEEIPYKNGFDTDDDEFVFLDEYDAFVADEEKLFLITPKSSKSLNSQFNREDGVYINASHGFNDGDLVKIKSSIGSVDLIVKIDDDLRDDCVVIYSGVKGVNNLTSSLHSYEGKCAIYQEEMVWINTI from the coding sequence ATGAATAAAACGGCATGTCCTCTTGACTGTTATGATGCATGTGAAATAATATATGAAGATGATAAAATAACTGCCAAAAAAGAAGGTCATACTCAAGGCTTTTTATGTCCGCATCTTAATCACTATGAAGGTTTTGAAGAGATTCAAAAACCTAGATTTAACGGTTGTGAGATCAGTATGGATGAGGCTCTTTTAAAATTAAAAGAGATCATTCAAAATAGTGAAAAAAGTAAAATTCTTCATTATAAAAGTGCCGGAAATTTTGCTCTTTTACAAGGAGTTGTCGGGCACTTTTTTGCTTCACACGGGGCTATACTTACAGATGGAAGTCTGTGTGATGGTGCAGGGGAGGCTGGAATAGTTGAAGGTCGCGGATCAAATAAAAATATGCCGCTCTCACAAATAGCAAAATCTGATGTTGTAATACTTTGGGGAAGAAACCCACATACCACTTCATCTCATCTATTACCATTATTAAAAGATAAAAAAATAATTGTAATAGATCCTGTAAAAACACAAGCCGCTAAAACTGCAGATCTTCATGTTCAGATCAAGCCACGCGGAGATCTTGAACTTGCAATACTGCTTAGTCGCTTTTTACATATTGAACATGGACATGATGAAGAGTATTTAAAAAAATATGCAAGTGAGTATGAAGATTTTTATGAACTTACACAAACGATCAGGATTAAAGCTACACTTGACAAAATAGACGTAACACTTGGTGAGATAGGTGATATTTTGGCTATGGTTAAAGATAAAAAAGTAGCCATAGTTTGTGGCGTAGGAATTCAAAAGTATAGAGACGGTGCTGATGTTATGCGCTCAATTGATGCTTTTGCAGTTAATTTAGGTCTTTTTGGGAAAGAGGGGTGTGGTGTTGCATATCTTGGCAATTCCAGTGAAGGGATAAGCTCACCCTTTAATACTAAAGCAAAAAGAGTTTCAAAAGTTGATACAAAATTTTCCGACTTTGAGAGCGTATTTGTTCAAGGTGCAAATCCATTATCACAAATGCCAAATAGTACCAGAGTTAAAGAGGAACTCTCAAAAGTGAAAAATCTAATCTATTTTGGTTTATATGAGAATGAAACAAGTGAAGCAGCTTCACTTGTAATCCCTGCTAAAAACTTTTTGTATAAAAATGATATCCGTACATCATTTTCACATAACACAATGTCAGAGATGCATAAACAAAAAGATATTGACAGCGGTATAAGCGAGTACGAGCTGAGTAGATATCTATGTGATGAGTTTGGAATTGAGATAAAAAGTGAAGATGAATATATAGAACATTTTAAAAGTTTTTGTGAAGAAGATTCAGAAGGAAACTTGCATGTTAAAGGTGTAGAAGAGATTCCATACAAAAATGGATTCGATACAGACGATGACGAATTTGTATTTTTAGATGAGTATGATGCTTTTGTAGCGGATGAAGAGAAGTTGTTTTTAATAACACCGAAGAGTTCAAAAAGTTTAAATTCTCAGTTTAACAGAGAAGATGGCGTATATATTAATGCTTCACACGGATTTAACGATGGAGATTTAGTAAAGATAAAGTCATCAATTGGCTCAGTTGATTTAATAGTGAAAATAGATGACGATCTTAGAGATGATTGTGTAGTTATTTACAGTGGTGTCAAAGGTGTTAATAATTTAACTTCATCACTACATAGTTATGAGGGCAAATGTGCCATCTACCAAGAAGAGATGGTTTGGATAAATACTATTTGA
- a CDS encoding SAM-dependent methyltransferase, whose translation MDRKFSEYMTDWLYGKDGYYASYKEIGKKGDFYTAVSTSRFFGGCIAKHIVSLVDEGFLKKDSTICEIGAHHGYFLADVVQFIYTLRPELLESLKFVIIERFEDLQEFQKNYFKESFGDAVSLTHYKSLSELKCENAFFIANEIFDAFPCELYYKGKTARVEEDHNVEFDVDNEWVSQKAQKYHKDRGEIAVGYEEFAREMEQAADKFEFMSFDYGEMQARPDFSLRVYKKHDVIPFFQDKDEEGNEIKRDELFGSTDITYDVTFEHVKDAYADVGVEFVEFKAQMVALVDMGILELLEMLKENVDEKIYKQELEKAKILIMPNFLGERFKMIRFRKEKK comes from the coding sequence ATGGATAGAAAATTTAGTGAATATATGACCGATTGGTTATATGGAAAAGACGGATATTATGCTAGTTATAAAGAGATCGGTAAAAAAGGTGACTTTTACACGGCTGTAAGTACAAGCAGATTTTTTGGCGGATGTATAGCTAAACATATAGTGTCGTTGGTTGATGAAGGTTTTTTAAAAAAAGACAGCACTATATGTGAGATCGGAGCACATCACGGTTATTTCTTAGCTGATGTAGTACAGTTTATATATACACTTCGTCCTGAATTATTGGAGAGTTTAAAATTTGTAATTATAGAGCGCTTTGAAGATTTGCAAGAGTTTCAGAAAAACTACTTTAAAGAGAGTTTTGGAGATGCAGTCAGTCTTACACATTACAAATCTTTAAGTGAGCTAAAGTGTGAAAATGCTTTTTTTATAGCTAATGAGATCTTTGATGCATTTCCATGTGAGTTATATTACAAAGGTAAAACAGCACGCGTAGAAGAGGATCATAATGTTGAGTTTGACGTAGATAATGAGTGGGTAAGCCAAAAAGCACAGAAGTATCATAAAGATAGAGGTGAGATAGCTGTAGGTTATGAAGAGTTTGCACGTGAGATGGAACAGGCTGCAGATAAATTTGAGTTTATGAGCTTTGATTATGGTGAAATGCAAGCGCGTCCGGACTTTTCTCTTCGTGTATATAAAAAACACGATGTTATACCTTTCTTTCAAGATAAAGATGAAGAGGGAAATGAGATAAAAAGAGATGAACTTTTTGGCTCCACTGACATAACTTACGATGTAACGTTTGAGCATGTTAAAGATGCATATGCAGATGTAGGTGTAGAATTTGTTGAGTTTAAAGCTCAAATGGTAGCTTTAGTAGATATGGGAATATTAGAACTTTTAGAGATGTTAAAAGAAAATGTAGATGAAAAGATATATAAACAGGAACTCGAAAAAGCAAAGATACTGATTATGCCTAACTTCTTGGGTGAGCGTTTTAAAATGATCAGATTTAGAAAAGAAAAAAAATAA
- a CDS encoding chemotaxis protein CheW — protein sequence MSVLDNVDAATNLAKNNELQLLVFRISESEESAYYAINVFKTREVVESKNHFLTQIPSCHPLLEGTITLRGLQIPILNLPAWLGVTLSKESISKSNILICDFNGIIIGLRIMSAYRVIKKNWNEMHAPDSYRQEDGVVMNHTRLEDGSLCLILDYEKLLADVIPQAMVDTEEQAGNLKDIEIPSKLKVGTVLVAEDSKTAQRHLIQIFNNSNISMKLFENGKLLIDYIKAMPDPSVVPAIITDIEMPEMSGFTVIQEIRKNPMTKNIPIIVNSSMTGENNKREAEALGANGFIDKTKSHNVIPLVVEAMNKVAAK from the coding sequence ATGTCTGTATTAGATAATGTAGATGCGGCAACAAACCTTGCAAAAAATAATGAATTGCAACTTTTGGTTTTTAGAATAAGTGAGAGCGAAGAGTCTGCTTACTATGCTATAAATGTATTCAAAACTCGTGAAGTAGTTGAGTCTAAAAACCATTTTTTAACACAAATCCCTAGTTGTCATCCATTACTGGAAGGCACTATAACCCTTCGTGGCTTGCAGATCCCTATTTTAAACCTACCTGCATGGTTAGGTGTAACTCTGAGCAAAGAGTCCATCAGCAAATCAAATATACTAATCTGTGACTTTAATGGCATAATAATAGGCCTTAGAATAATGTCTGCTTACAGAGTTATAAAGAAAAACTGGAATGAGATGCATGCACCTGATAGTTATCGCCAAGAAGACGGTGTAGTTATGAACCATACTAGACTTGAAGACGGTTCACTATGTTTAATTCTAGACTATGAAAAACTATTAGCAGACGTAATTCCTCAAGCTATGGTTGATACAGAAGAACAAGCCGGTAATTTAAAAGATATTGAAATACCTTCAAAACTAAAAGTTGGAACTGTACTAGTTGCAGAGGATTCTAAAACAGCTCAAAGACATCTCATTCAAATATTCAATAATTCAAATATAAGCATGAAGCTGTTTGAAAATGGAAAACTACTTATTGATTATATAAAGGCAATGCCTGATCCATCTGTTGTACCTGCAATAATTACAGACATTGAGATGCCGGAAATGAGTGGATTTACAGTTATCCAAGAGATTAGAAAAAATCCAATGACTAAAAATATACCTATAATAGTAAACTCATCAATGACTGGTGAGAACAATAAAAGAGAAGCTGAAGCTTTAGGTGCAAATGGCTTTATAGACAAAACAAAAAGCCATAATGTAATTCCTCTTGTTGTTGAAGCTATGAACAAAGTAGCAGCAAAATAA